From the genome of Longispora fulva:
GGGCCGCCCGGACGCGTCGGTAGAATCCGGCCGGTGTCCGAGACAGCCCAGCCCACGCACCCCGACCCCGCCGGCCGCCAGCTCCTGAGCCTGCGGGCCGACTGCGCGAACTGTTTCGGGCTGTGCTGCGTCGTACCGGCTTTCGCCGCCTCCGCGGACTTCGCCATCGACAAGCGCGCCGGCCAGCCCTGCCCGAACCTCCAGCAGGACTTCCGGTGCGGCATCCACACCACCCTGCGCGACCGGGGCTTCCCGGGCTGCACCGTGTACGACTGCTTCGGCGCCGGCCAGCACATCGCCCAGGTCACCTTCGGCGGCCGGGACTGGCGGGCACATCCGGACACCCGCGCGGAGATGTTCGCCGCCTTCACGGTGATGCGCCACCTGCACGAACTCCTGTGGTACCTCACCGAGTCCCTGACCCTGGCCGCGGCCAGCCCCGTGCACGCCGACCTCCGCCGGGCTCTCGCCCGCACGGAACTGCTCACCCGTGGCGACGCCGGGTCCCTGGTCGAGGTCGACGTCGACCGGCACCGCCAGGAGGTCAACGTCCTCCTGCTCCGGGTGAGCGAACTGGTCCGAGCCAAGATCCCGGGCCGTCGACTCGACCGCCGGGGCGCGGACCTGGTCGGCGCGGACCTGCGCACCACGGACCTGCGCGGCGCCCACCTGCGCGGCTCGCTCCTGATCGGCGCGGACCTGCGCGGCGCGGACCTGAGGAACGCCGACCTGATCGGCGCGGACCTCCGGGGCGCCGACCTGCGCGGCGCGGACCTGTCAGCGAGCGTCTTCCTGACCCAGTTCCAGGTGAACGCGGCCCGGGGCGACCTGTCCACGACACTCCCGGCGGCACTGACCAGGCCGCCCCACTGGCCCCGGACCCGAACCCCCGCCTCCCGGGGCACCGCGGCCACCCGGGACGCCTCCGTCACCCGGGACGCCCGCGCCAGGCGGGACACCACCGCGACGCGGGACACCTCCGCCGCCCGGAGTGGCCGCACCACCCGCACGGGTGCGGGTGCCGGGACCACCTCCACCGACCAGCCGACCCGCCCGAAGCACCCCCGCCGCTGACGCACCGGCGCGGCACCTCGACGAGCCGGGCCCTCGAGCACCCGCCCGACCCGGCGGCGCGCCCTTCTCGGCGTCGGGGACGTGCCGCCCGGCGACCGGTGCGCGTCGTCGGCGTGACCGCCGGTACCCGTCGCGTTGGCCCTGCGAAGCACGCCATTCGGCACTATCCATCAAGGACCGATGTCCGGGTACCATTTGATAGATCAACATAGGGGAGGAGTTGTCCGTGACGACTGCCAATGCCGATCTGTTCACGCCCGCTTTCCAGTCCGACCCGCACCCGGTGTACGCGAGGCTGCGCACCGACGAGCCCGTGCGCCTGGTGACGCTCCCGGGTGGGAACCAGGCCTGGCTGGTCACCCGCTACGAGGACGCCCGCCGGGCCCTGGCAGACCCGCGGCTGTGCAAGAGTGGCGTCCTCGCCCCGACCGGGCCGAACACCCTGATCGATCCGTCGGTGGTGGAGGCGATGAGCAAGCACATGCTCACCGCCGACCCGCCGGACCACACCCGGCTGCGCCGCCTGGTGTCGGCGGCGTTCACGAACCGCCGGGTCGAGCTGCTGCGGCCCCGGGTGCAGGAGATCACGGACGGGCTGCTCGACGCGATGGCCGGCCGCGACGAGCTGGACCTGATCGACGCGTTCGCGTTCCCGCTGCCCATCCAGGTGATCTGCGAGCTGCTCGGGGTGCCGGCGGAGGACCGGGAGTCGTTCCGCGAGTGGTCGGACACGATCGTCAGCGGCGTCTCGGCCGGCGAGCGGCTGCCGTGGGCGTTCGCGTCGATGCTGGAGTACCTGCGCGCGATGCTGGCCCGCAAGCGGGTCGAGCCGGCCGACGACCTGGTCTCGGCGCTGATCGCGGTGAGCGAGGAGGGCGACGCGCTCACGGAGAACGAGCTGACGTCCACGGTGTTCCTGCTGCTCATTGCCGGGCACGAGACGACCGTCAACCTGATCGGCAACGCCGCCTACGTGCTGCTGTCGCAGCGGGAGCGGTGGGCGGAGCTGCGGGCCGACCCGGAGCTGCTGCCGGGCGCGATCGAGGAGTTCCTGCGGTTCGAGAGCCCGGTGGAGACCGCGACGTTCCGGGTGGCCGTCGAGGACGTCGAGCTGGGTGGCACCACCATCCCGGCCGGGGCCGCGGTGCTGATCGGGCTGCTGTCCGGCAACCGGGACGACCGCAGATTCGCCGACCCCGACCAGTTCGACCCGGCGCGCCGGGACAACGCGCACCTGGCGTTCGGGCACGGCATCCACTACTGCCTGGGGGCGCCCCTGGCCCGGCTGGAGGCCCGGATCGCGCTCGGTTCGCTGCTGGACAGGTTCGGCGACCTGCGCCTGGCTGTCGACCCGGCCGAGGTGCTGTGGCGGCCGGGGGTCCTGATGCGCGGGCTGACCGCCCTGCCGGTCACCGGGCTTCGCTGAGTTCGACCAGGTGCCCGTCGGGGTCGCGGAGGAAGCAGCGGATCTCCGCGCCCCAGTCGTGGGGCGGGGTGAGGAACTCGACTCCCTTGCCCCGCAGCTCCTCGTACGCGGCCCGGCAGTCGGTCACGCGCAGTGTCAGCGCGTGGCCGACCCGGTCGGGCTCGGCCGGCGGCGCGAAGGTCACCCCGGGCTTGTCCGCGGTGGGGCCGCCGCCGGTGACGAGGAGCAGCCAGGTGCCGCGCAGGTCGAGGACCACGCTGGACCCGTAGCCGCGGAACACCGTGGCGCCCAGGGTGGTCGTCCACCAGTCGGCGGACCGGGCCGGATCGGTGACGACGAGGATGTGGGTGACGGCGGCGACGTCCATGGACCCGACGCTACGCGCCGGACGCCCGCGCCGCGGCCGATCGCACCCGGCCGCCCGCCACACCGGCGACCCGGTCCTGGACTTCGGTCGGCTCAGCCCGACGTCGAGCCGAGCCGGACCCCGTCGAGTTCCAGGACGAACCCCGCGCCGAACGCCGTCGCCGGCGTGTACGCCCCGGCCGCCAGTCCCGCCATCCTGGGCACGGCCCGCAGCACGGCGTCGGCCGTCAGGTCGTACGGGTTCGGGGTGACCAGAGTGTCCGACACCGTCGAGCCGTCGGGGGCGGACACCTCGCCCCACACCTCGGTCCTGGTGCTGGCCCGGGTGGCCGCCGACGGCCCGGACATCGTGGACCGCACGAGCCGGTCGGCGACGGCCCGGGCCCCCGGCAGCCGCAGCAGTCCGGGGCCGAGTCCCGCCCCGCCGGGCAGCACGGTGTACGTGGTGATGTTGGGGATGCCGGTGCTGCGGTACGCGGTGGCGAGGTCGCCCCACGGGATCGCCGACACGGTGCGCGGCCCCGAGGGCAGCGGCACGCTCCGGGTCGCGTCCGCGCCGGTGACCGGGACCAGCCGGCCGGCCACCCGTCGCCACAGCCGCCCGCCCCCGGCGAGCGCGGTGCGCGCGGTGCCGCGGCTGAAGCCGCCGCCGGCCATGAACGCCAGCTCCAGGCTGGTCGCCCCGGGCAGCCGGGCGTGCAGCATCGCGGCGAGGCAGTCGGTGGGCACGACGTCGAACCCGGCTCCGGGCAGCAGCGCCACCCCGGCGGCCACGGCCTCGTCGTGCCGGGCGAAGACGGTCTCGAACACGGCGATCTCACCGGTGATGTCCAGGTAGTGCGTGCCGGTGGCCAGGCACGCGTCGACCATCGGGGCGGCGGTGTCCTGGAACGGGCCGGCGCAGTGCGCCACGACGGCGACGTCCGCGAGGTGCCGGGCGGCGTCGGCCAGGTCGAACACGACGTGCTCCAGGCCGAGCTCTGCGGCCAGGCGCGCGACCGGCGCCGCCGAGCGGCCGGCGAGGACGGGGCGCTCGCCCCGCGCGACCGCGAGCCGGGCGACGAGTTCGCCGGTGTAGCCGTTCGCGCCGTAGACCATCCAGTTCGTCACCCCGCCAAGCTACTCGCAGGTAGCCTCCTGGGTCGAGTACCCGGCGAGGATTTCGAAATGCACGAACCATGGTCCGGGTACGCCAGCGCCAACCAGCCACCCGGACCGCGCACCCCGCCGGCTACGACACCAGCAACAGGACCACATCCGCCAGCGCCACCACGAGCACCGCCCGGAAGGCCGCGCGCGATCCGGGGGCGCGCCCGGCGTACAACCCGATGGACAGCACCACGGCGGCGGTGGCGGTCACCGCCCACCCGAACCACGTCGGCGGCCCGGGCGGCCCGAACGCCAGCACCGCCGACGCCGCGAACAGCCCCAGCGCCGCCAGCACCCGGCTCCCGGCCGCCCCGAGCCGGTGCGGCAGCCCGCGCACCCCGGTCGCCGCGTCGTCGGCGAGGTCGGGCAGCGCGTTGGCGAAGTGCGCCCCGAATCCGAGCAGCGCGCCGGCTGTCATCAGCCACCACGGCGGCGTCGCCGGCAGCGCGGACACCACGAACGCCGGCAACGCCGCGAACGACACCAGGTACGGCACGGGCGACAGGACGGTACGCTTCAGCGGCCAGTTGTACGACCACGCCGACACCAGCGCGACGGTCAGCACGACCCCGGCCCGCCACCCCGACAGCAGCGCGAGTGGCACGGTCGCGACCCCGGCGACCAGCGCGGCCACCCCGACGGTCCGCCGGGACACCTGCCCGGCCGCGACGGGCTTGTCGGTCCGGCCGACCCGGGCGTCGCGGTCCGCGTCGAGCCAGTCGTTGCCCCAGCCGACGGACAGCTGACTGGCGAGCATCGCCACGGCGACGGCCGCCACGCCGGACCACGACAGCCCGACGTTCACCGCCAACAGGGCCGTGACCAGCGTGACCGCGAGGGTGGGCTCGGGGTGGCAGGCCCTGATCAGAGGAGACACACCCGATAGTGTGGGCCTCGGGCCCGGGGCGTGCCACTCTGGACGGGTGCGTCGCCCCCCGAACGACCTCGGACTCTACGACGACCTCGCCGACGAGTGGTGGGACCCCGCCGGGGCGTTCGCCATGCTGCACTGGCTCGCCGCCGCCCGGGCCCGGCTCGTCCCGCCGGCGACCCGCTCCGGCGCGGTCCTCCTCGACCTCGGCTGTGGCGGCGGCCTGCTCGCCCCGCACGTGGCGGGCAAGGGCTACCGGCACGTCGGTGTCGACCTGGTGCCCAGCGCCCTCGGCCACGCCACCCGGCACGGCGTCGACGCGGTCCGCGCCGACGTGTCCGCGCTGCCGGTCCGTTCCGGCCGCGCCGACGTGGTCAGCGCGGGGGAGATCCTCGAACACGTCACCGACCTGGAGGCCACGGTCGCCGAGGCCTGCCGCGCGCTGCGTTCCGGCGGGCTGCTCGTCCTGGACACCCTCGCCGACACGGCGCTGTGCCGGCTGGTCGCGATCACCCTCGCCGAGCGGGTCGGCGGCGCGCCGCGCGGCGTGCACGACCCGGCGCTGCTGGTCGACCCGGCCCGGCTCGTCGCGCTGTGCGCCGAACACGGGGTCGAGCTGGAGGTGCGCGGCATCCGCCCGTCGCTGACCGGCCTCGCCCGCCGCGCCGCCGGCCACCCGGGCCCGGTGCCCATGGTCCCCACGTTCACGACGGCCGTCTTGTACCAGGGAAAGGGAGTGAAGTGGTGACCGATCTCGTCCGTACCGCCGAACGGCTGGCCCGGGGTTTCGCGCCCCGGGCGGCCCAGCACGACGCGTCCGGGGTGTTCCCTGCCGCGGACTTCGCCGACCTGCGCGCCGCCGGCCTGCTCGGCCTCATGGTGCCGGCCCGGCTGGGCGGCCTGGGCGCCGGCTTCGCCGAGTACGCGGCGGTGGCCACCGAACTGGCCAGGGGCAACGGGGCGACGGCCCTGGTGTTCAACATGCACGCCTCGGTGACCGGCGCGCTCGCGCACACCCCGGACGCCCTGGTCCGGGCCCTGGGCGCTCCGGACTCCTACTTCGAGGCCCGCGACCGGATCCTCACGGGCGCGGCGACCGGCTCGCTGTACGCGGTGGCGATGAGCGAACGTGGCGCCGGCTCGCGGCTGTCGAAGCTGACCACGTCGTACACGAGAGTGGACGGGGGTTTCCGGATCACCGGGTCGAAGACCTTCGTCTCCGGGGCCGGGCACGCCGACGCCTATCTCGTGGCCGCCCGCGACGGCGGGGAGGTGTCCCAGTTCCTGGTGCCGGCCGGCGAGGGTCTGCGGGTCGAGGAGACCTGGGACTCCCTCGGCATGCGGGCCACCGGCAGCCACGACCTGCACCTCGACGTCGTCGTCTCCGCGGACGCCCTGCTCGGCGGCCTGGAGGGCCTGGCGCTGCTCGCGGCCCAGCTGATGCCGCAGTGGCTGGTCGCCTCCTACGCGGCGGTGTACGTGGGCGTGGCCCGCGCCGCCATCGACGCCGCCGTCGCGCACCTGGTGGAGCGGAATCTGCACGAACTGCCGGCGGTG
Proteins encoded in this window:
- a CDS encoding methyltransferase domain-containing protein — encoded protein: MRRPPNDLGLYDDLADEWWDPAGAFAMLHWLAAARARLVPPATRSGAVLLDLGCGGGLLAPHVAGKGYRHVGVDLVPSALGHATRHGVDAVRADVSALPVRSGRADVVSAGEILEHVTDLEATVAEACRALRSGGLLVLDTLADTALCRLVAITLAERVGGAPRGVHDPALLVDPARLVALCAEHGVELEVRGIRPSLTGLARRAAGHPGPVPMVPTFTTAVLYQGKGVKW
- a CDS encoding saccharopine dehydrogenase family protein translates to MTNWMVYGANGYTGELVARLAVARGERPVLAGRSAAPVARLAAELGLEHVVFDLADAARHLADVAVVAHCAGPFQDTAAPMVDACLATGTHYLDITGEIAVFETVFARHDEAVAAGVALLPGAGFDVVPTDCLAAMLHARLPGATSLELAFMAGGGFSRGTARTALAGGGRLWRRVAGRLVPVTGADATRSVPLPSGPRTVSAIPWGDLATAYRSTGIPNITTYTVLPGGAGLGPGLLRLPGARAVADRLVRSTMSGPSAATRASTRTEVWGEVSAPDGSTVSDTLVTPNPYDLTADAVLRAVPRMAGLAAGAYTPATAFGAGFVLELDGVRLGSTSG
- a CDS encoding cytochrome P450 family protein, which codes for MTTANADLFTPAFQSDPHPVYARLRTDEPVRLVTLPGGNQAWLVTRYEDARRALADPRLCKSGVLAPTGPNTLIDPSVVEAMSKHMLTADPPDHTRLRRLVSAAFTNRRVELLRPRVQEITDGLLDAMAGRDELDLIDAFAFPLPIQVICELLGVPAEDRESFREWSDTIVSGVSAGERLPWAFASMLEYLRAMLARKRVEPADDLVSALIAVSEEGDALTENELTSTVFLLLIAGHETTVNLIGNAAYVLLSQRERWAELRADPELLPGAIEEFLRFESPVETATFRVAVEDVELGGTTIPAGAAVLIGLLSGNRDDRRFADPDQFDPARRDNAHLAFGHGIHYCLGAPLARLEARIALGSLLDRFGDLRLAVDPAEVLWRPGVLMRGLTALPVTGLR
- a CDS encoding VOC family protein, which translates into the protein MDVAAVTHILVVTDPARSADWWTTTLGATVFRGYGSSVVLDLRGTWLLLVTGGGPTADKPGVTFAPPAEPDRVGHALTLRVTDCRAAYEELRGKGVEFLTPPHDWGAEIRCFLRDPDGHLVELSEAR
- a CDS encoding UbiA family prenyltransferase; the protein is MSPLIRACHPEPTLAVTLVTALLAVNVGLSWSGVAAVAVAMLASQLSVGWGNDWLDADRDARVGRTDKPVAAGQVSRRTVGVAALVAGVATVPLALLSGWRAGVVLTVALVSAWSYNWPLKRTVLSPVPYLVSFAALPAFVVSALPATPPWWLMTAGALLGFGAHFANALPDLADDAATGVRGLPHRLGAAGSRVLAALGLFAASAVLAFGPPGPPTWFGWAVTATAAVVLSIGLYAGRAPGSRAAFRAVLVVALADVVLLLVS
- a CDS encoding acyl-CoA dehydrogenase family protein; the encoded protein is MTDLVRTAERLARGFAPRAAQHDASGVFPAADFADLRAAGLLGLMVPARLGGLGAGFAEYAAVATELARGNGATALVFNMHASVTGALAHTPDALVRALGAPDSYFEARDRILTGAATGSLYAVAMSERGAGSRLSKLTTSYTRVDGGFRITGSKTFVSGAGHADAYLVAARDGGEVSQFLVPAGEGLRVEETWDSLGMRATGSHDLHLDVVVSADALLGGLEGLALLAAQLMPQWLVASYAAVYVGVARAAIDAAVAHLVERNLHELPAVRARIGRADAAVAAAALVVTEAARRVDSAPGDDETNVWVWRAKLLAGTTAAEVAASMLEAAGTSATRRGHPLERLYRDARCGSLQPATSDVCADWLGTVALGGDPNPGRW